From the Pongo pygmaeus isolate AG05252 chromosome X, NHGRI_mPonPyg2-v2.0_pri, whole genome shotgun sequence genome, one window contains:
- the LOC129025283 gene encoding melanoma-associated antigen D4 isoform X2, producing the protein MAEGSFSVQSENYSVEDMDEGSDEVGEEEMVEGNDYEEFGAFGGYGTLTSFDIHILRAFGSLGPGLRILSNEPWELENPVLAQTLVEALQLDPETLANETAARAANIARAAASNRAARAAAAAARTAFSQVVASHRVATPQVSGEDTQPTTYAAEARGPTPEPPLASPQTSQMLVTSEMAAPGAPATSAQSQTGSQAEEAATEGPSSACAFSQAPCAREVDANRPSTAFLGQNDVFDFTQPAGVSGMAFPRPKRPAPAQEAATEGPSAASGVPQTGPGREVAATRPKTTKSGKALAKTRWVEPQNVVAAAAAKAKMATSIPEPEGAAAATAQHSAEPWARMGGKRTKKSKHLDDEYESSEEEREPPAVPPTWRASQPSLTVRAQLAPRPPMAPRSQIPSRHVLCLPPRNVTLLQERANKLVKYLMIKDYKKIPIKRADMLKDVIREYDEHFPEIIERATYTLEKKFGIHLKEIDKEEHLYILVCTRDSSARLLGKTKDTPRLSLLLVILGVIFMNGNRASEAVLWEALRKMGLRPGVRHPFLGDLRKLITDDFVKQKNPELREGTPLSMAPSWYLEYKKIPNSNPPEYEFLWGLRARHETSKMRVLRFIAQNQNRDPREWKAHFLEAVDDAFKTMDVDMAEEHARAQMRAQMNIGDEALIGRWSWDDIQVELLTWDEDGDFGDAWARIPFAFWARYHQYILNSNRANRRATWRAGVSSGTNGGASTSVLDGPSTSSTIRTRNAARAGASFFSWIQ; encoded by the exons ATGGCTGAGGGAAGCTTCAGCGTGCAATCGGAAAACTACAGTGTTGAAGACATGGATGAGGGTAGCGACGAAGTCGGGGAGGAAGAGATGGTTGAAGGCAACGACTATGAAGAATTCGGTGCGTTTGGTGGCTATGGCACCCTCACCAGCTTTGACATCCATATCCTCAGAGCCTTCGGAAGCTTGGGTCCAGGTCTTCGCATCTTATCG AATGAGCCCTGGGAACTGGAAAACCCTGTGCTGGCCCAGACCCTGGTGGAGGCATTGCAGCTGGATCCGGAAACACTTGCCAATGAGACGGCCGCCCGTGCTGCCAACATAGCCCGCGCCGCCGCCTCCAACCGTGCGGCTCGGGCCGCTGCCGCCGCTGCCCGTACCGCCTTCAGTCAGGTGGTCGCTAGCCACCGGGTGGCCACGCCGCAGGTCTCAGGAGAGGATACCCAGCCCACGACCTACGCCGCCGAGGCTCGGGGGCCCACCCCTGAGCCACCCCTTGCTTCTCCGCAGACCTCCCAGATGTTAGTCACCAGTGAGATGGCTGCCCCCGGGGCTCCGGCAACCTCCGCACAGTCCCAGACAGGCTCCCAGGCCGAGGAGGCTGCTACCGAGGGCCCTAGTAGCGCCTGTGCTTTCTCTCAGGCTCCGTGTGCCAGGGAGGTGGACGCCAACCGGCCCAGCACAGCCTTCCTGGGTCAGAATGATGTCTTTGATTTCACTCAGCCGGCAGGTGTCAGTGGCATGGCCTTTCCGCGCCCCAAGAGACCTGCCCCAGCCCAAGAGGCTGCCACAGAGGGCCCCAGTGCTGCCTCCGGTGTGCCCCAGACGGGACCTGGCAGGGAGGTGGCAGCCACCCGGCCCAAGACCACCAAGTCGGGGAAGGCGCTGGCCAAGACTCGGTGGGTGGAGCCTCAGAATGTTgtggcagcagctgctgccaAGGCCAAGATGGCCACGAGCATCCCTGAGCCGGAAGGTGCAGCTGCTGCCACTGCTCAGCACAGTGCTGAGCCCTGGGCCAGGATGGGAGGCAAGAGGACCAAGAAG TCCAAGCACCTGGATGATGAGTATGAGAGCAGCGAGGAGGAGAGAGAGCCTCCTGCGGTCCCACCCACCTGGAGAGCATCACAGCCCTCATTGACGGTGCGGGCTCAGTTGGCCCCTCGGCCCCCGATGGCCCCGAGGTCCCAGATACCCTCAAGGCATGTACTGTGCCTGCCCCCCCGCAACGTGACCCTTCTGCAAGAGAGG GCAAATAAGTTGGTGAAATACCTGATGATTAAGGACTACAAGAAGATCCCCATCAAGCGCGCAG ACATGCTGAAGGATGTCATCAGAGAATATGACGAACATTTCCCTGAGATCATTGAACGAGCAACGTACACCCTGGAAAAG AAGTTTGGAATCCACCTGAAAGAGATCGACAAGGAAGAACACCTGTATATTCTTGTCTGCACACGGGACTCCTCAGCTCGCCTCCTTGGAAA AACCAAGGACACTCCCAGGCTGAGTCTCCTCTTGGTGATTCTGGGCGTCATCTTCATGAATGGCAACCGTGCCAGCGAGG CTGTCCTCTGGGAGGCACTACGCAAGATGGGACTGCGCCCTGG GGTGAGGCACCCATTCCTCGGCGATCTGAGGAAGCTCATCACAGATGACTTTGTGAAGCAGAA GAACCCGGAGCTCAGAGAGGGGACGCCTCTGAGCATGGCTCCCAGCTG GTACCTGGAATACAAGAAGATCCCCAACAGCAACCCCCCTGAGTATGAATTCCTCTGGGGCCTGCGAGCCCGCCATGAGACCAGCAAGATGAGGGTCCTGAGATTCATCGCCCAG AATCAGAACCGAGACCCCCGGGAATGGAAGGCTCATTTCTTGGAGGCTGTGGATGATGCTTTCAAGACAATGGATGTGGATATGGCCGAGGAACATGCCAGGGCCCAGATGAGGGCCCAGATGAATATCGGGGATGAAGCCCTGATTGGACGGTGGAGCTGGGATGACATACAAGTCGAGCTCCTGACCTGGGATGAGGACGGAGATTTTGGCGACGCCTGGGCCAGGATCCCCTTTGCTTTCTGGGCCAGATACCATCAGTACATTCTGAATAGCAACCGTGCCAACAGGAGGGCCACGTGGAGAGCTGGTGTCAGCAGTGGCACCAATGGAGGGGCCAGCACCAGCGTCCTAGATGGCCCCAGCACCAGCTCCACCATCCGGACCAGAAATGCCGCCAGAGCTGGCGCCAGCTTCTTCTCCTGGATCCAGTAA
- the LOC129025283 gene encoding melanoma-associated antigen D4 isoform X3, with amino-acid sequence MAEGSFSVQSENYSVEDMDEGSDEVGEEEMVEGNDYEEFGAFGGYGTLTSFDIHILRAFGSLGPGLRILSNEPWELENPVLAQTLVEALQLDPETLANETAARAANIARAAASNRAARAAAAAARTAFSQVVASHRVATPQVSGEDTQPTTYAAEARGPTPEPPLASPQTSQMLVTSEMAAPGAPATSAQSQTGSQAEEAATEGPSSACAFSQAPCAREVDANRPSTAFLGQNDVFDFTQPAGVSGMAFPRPKRPAPAQEAATEGPSAASGVPQTGPGREVAATRPKTTKSGKALAKTRWVEPQNVVAAAAAKAKMATSIPEPEGAAAATAQHSAEPWARMGGKRTKKSKHLDDEYESSEEEREPPAVPPTWRASQPSLTVRAQLAPRPPMAPRSQIPSRHVLCLPPRNVTLLQERANKLVKYLMIKDYKKIPIKRADMLKDVIREYDEHFPEIIERATYTLEKKFGIHLKEIDKEEHLYILVCTRDSSARLLGKTKDTPRLSLLLVILGVIFMNGNRASEAVLWEALRKMGLRPGVRHPFLGDLRKLITDDFVKQKYLEYKKIPNSNPPEYEFLWGLRARHETSKMRVLRFIAQNQNRDPREWKAHFLEAVDDAFKTMDVDMAEEHARAQMRAQMNIGDEALIGRWSWDDIQVELLTWDEDGDFGDAWARIPFAFWARYHQYILNSNRANRRATWRAGVSSGTNGGASTSVLDGPSTSSTIRTRNAARAGASFFSWIQHR; translated from the exons ATGGCTGAGGGAAGCTTCAGCGTGCAATCGGAAAACTACAGTGTTGAAGACATGGATGAGGGTAGCGACGAAGTCGGGGAGGAAGAGATGGTTGAAGGCAACGACTATGAAGAATTCGGTGCGTTTGGTGGCTATGGCACCCTCACCAGCTTTGACATCCATATCCTCAGAGCCTTCGGAAGCTTGGGTCCAGGTCTTCGCATCTTATCG AATGAGCCCTGGGAACTGGAAAACCCTGTGCTGGCCCAGACCCTGGTGGAGGCATTGCAGCTGGATCCGGAAACACTTGCCAATGAGACGGCCGCCCGTGCTGCCAACATAGCCCGCGCCGCCGCCTCCAACCGTGCGGCTCGGGCCGCTGCCGCCGCTGCCCGTACCGCCTTCAGTCAGGTGGTCGCTAGCCACCGGGTGGCCACGCCGCAGGTCTCAGGAGAGGATACCCAGCCCACGACCTACGCCGCCGAGGCTCGGGGGCCCACCCCTGAGCCACCCCTTGCTTCTCCGCAGACCTCCCAGATGTTAGTCACCAGTGAGATGGCTGCCCCCGGGGCTCCGGCAACCTCCGCACAGTCCCAGACAGGCTCCCAGGCCGAGGAGGCTGCTACCGAGGGCCCTAGTAGCGCCTGTGCTTTCTCTCAGGCTCCGTGTGCCAGGGAGGTGGACGCCAACCGGCCCAGCACAGCCTTCCTGGGTCAGAATGATGTCTTTGATTTCACTCAGCCGGCAGGTGTCAGTGGCATGGCCTTTCCGCGCCCCAAGAGACCTGCCCCAGCCCAAGAGGCTGCCACAGAGGGCCCCAGTGCTGCCTCCGGTGTGCCCCAGACGGGACCTGGCAGGGAGGTGGCAGCCACCCGGCCCAAGACCACCAAGTCGGGGAAGGCGCTGGCCAAGACTCGGTGGGTGGAGCCTCAGAATGTTgtggcagcagctgctgccaAGGCCAAGATGGCCACGAGCATCCCTGAGCCGGAAGGTGCAGCTGCTGCCACTGCTCAGCACAGTGCTGAGCCCTGGGCCAGGATGGGAGGCAAGAGGACCAAGAAG TCCAAGCACCTGGATGATGAGTATGAGAGCAGCGAGGAGGAGAGAGAGCCTCCTGCGGTCCCACCCACCTGGAGAGCATCACAGCCCTCATTGACGGTGCGGGCTCAGTTGGCCCCTCGGCCCCCGATGGCCCCGAGGTCCCAGATACCCTCAAGGCATGTACTGTGCCTGCCCCCCCGCAACGTGACCCTTCTGCAAGAGAGG GCAAATAAGTTGGTGAAATACCTGATGATTAAGGACTACAAGAAGATCCCCATCAAGCGCGCAG ACATGCTGAAGGATGTCATCAGAGAATATGACGAACATTTCCCTGAGATCATTGAACGAGCAACGTACACCCTGGAAAAG AAGTTTGGAATCCACCTGAAAGAGATCGACAAGGAAGAACACCTGTATATTCTTGTCTGCACACGGGACTCCTCAGCTCGCCTCCTTGGAAA AACCAAGGACACTCCCAGGCTGAGTCTCCTCTTGGTGATTCTGGGCGTCATCTTCATGAATGGCAACCGTGCCAGCGAGG CTGTCCTCTGGGAGGCACTACGCAAGATGGGACTGCGCCCTGG GGTGAGGCACCCATTCCTCGGCGATCTGAGGAAGCTCATCACAGATGACTTTGTGAAGCAGAA GTACCTGGAATACAAGAAGATCCCCAACAGCAACCCCCCTGAGTATGAATTCCTCTGGGGCCTGCGAGCCCGCCATGAGACCAGCAAGATGAGGGTCCTGAGATTCATCGCCCAG AATCAGAACCGAGACCCCCGGGAATGGAAGGCTCATTTCTTGGAGGCTGTGGATGATGCTTTCAAGACAATGGATGTGGATATGGCCGAGGAACATGCCAGGGCCCAGATGAGGGCCCAGATGAATATCGGGGATGAAGCCCTGATTGGACGGTGGAGCTGGGATGACATACAAGTCGAGCTCCTGACCTGGGATGAGGACGGAGATTTTGGCGACGCCTGGGCCAGGATCCCCTTTGCTTTCTGGGCCAGATACCATCAGTACATTCTGAATAGCAACCGTGCCAACAGGAGGGCCACGTGGAGAGCTGGTGTCAGCAGTGGCACCAATGGAGGGGCCAGCACCAGCGTCCTAGATGGCCCCAGCACCAGCTCCACCATCCGGACCAGAAATGCCGCCAGAGCTGGCGCCAGCTTCTTCTCCTGGATCCA GCACCGTTGA
- the LOC129025283 gene encoding melanoma-associated antigen D4 isoform X1 — translation MAEGSFSVQSENYSVEDMDEGSDEVGEEEMVEGNDYEEFGAFGGYGTLTSFDIHILRAFGSLGPGLRILSNEPWELENPVLAQTLVEALQLDPETLANETAARAANIARAAASNRAARAAAAAARTAFSQVVASHRVATPQVSGEDTQPTTYAAEARGPTPEPPLASPQTSQMLVTSEMAAPGAPATSAQSQTGSQAEEAATEGPSSACAFSQAPCAREVDANRPSTAFLGQNDVFDFTQPAGVSGMAFPRPKRPAPAQEAATEGPSAASGVPQTGPGREVAATRPKTTKSGKALAKTRWVEPQNVVAAAAAKAKMATSIPEPEGAAAATAQHSAEPWARMGGKRTKKSKHLDDEYESSEEEREPPAVPPTWRASQPSLTVRAQLAPRPPMAPRSQIPSRHVLCLPPRNVTLLQERANKLVKYLMIKDYKKIPIKRADMLKDVIREYDEHFPEIIERATYTLEKKFGIHLKEIDKEEHLYILVCTRDSSARLLGKTKDTPRLSLLLVILGVIFMNGNRASEAVLWEALRKMGLRPGVRHPFLGDLRKLITDDFVKQKNPELREGTPLSMAPSWYLEYKKIPNSNPPEYEFLWGLRARHETSKMRVLRFIAQNQNRDPREWKAHFLEAVDDAFKTMDVDMAEEHARAQMRAQMNIGDEALIGRWSWDDIQVELLTWDEDGDFGDAWARIPFAFWARYHQYILNSNRANRRATWRAGVSSGTNGGASTSVLDGPSTSSTIRTRNAARAGASFFSWIQHR, via the exons ATGGCTGAGGGAAGCTTCAGCGTGCAATCGGAAAACTACAGTGTTGAAGACATGGATGAGGGTAGCGACGAAGTCGGGGAGGAAGAGATGGTTGAAGGCAACGACTATGAAGAATTCGGTGCGTTTGGTGGCTATGGCACCCTCACCAGCTTTGACATCCATATCCTCAGAGCCTTCGGAAGCTTGGGTCCAGGTCTTCGCATCTTATCG AATGAGCCCTGGGAACTGGAAAACCCTGTGCTGGCCCAGACCCTGGTGGAGGCATTGCAGCTGGATCCGGAAACACTTGCCAATGAGACGGCCGCCCGTGCTGCCAACATAGCCCGCGCCGCCGCCTCCAACCGTGCGGCTCGGGCCGCTGCCGCCGCTGCCCGTACCGCCTTCAGTCAGGTGGTCGCTAGCCACCGGGTGGCCACGCCGCAGGTCTCAGGAGAGGATACCCAGCCCACGACCTACGCCGCCGAGGCTCGGGGGCCCACCCCTGAGCCACCCCTTGCTTCTCCGCAGACCTCCCAGATGTTAGTCACCAGTGAGATGGCTGCCCCCGGGGCTCCGGCAACCTCCGCACAGTCCCAGACAGGCTCCCAGGCCGAGGAGGCTGCTACCGAGGGCCCTAGTAGCGCCTGTGCTTTCTCTCAGGCTCCGTGTGCCAGGGAGGTGGACGCCAACCGGCCCAGCACAGCCTTCCTGGGTCAGAATGATGTCTTTGATTTCACTCAGCCGGCAGGTGTCAGTGGCATGGCCTTTCCGCGCCCCAAGAGACCTGCCCCAGCCCAAGAGGCTGCCACAGAGGGCCCCAGTGCTGCCTCCGGTGTGCCCCAGACGGGACCTGGCAGGGAGGTGGCAGCCACCCGGCCCAAGACCACCAAGTCGGGGAAGGCGCTGGCCAAGACTCGGTGGGTGGAGCCTCAGAATGTTgtggcagcagctgctgccaAGGCCAAGATGGCCACGAGCATCCCTGAGCCGGAAGGTGCAGCTGCTGCCACTGCTCAGCACAGTGCTGAGCCCTGGGCCAGGATGGGAGGCAAGAGGACCAAGAAG TCCAAGCACCTGGATGATGAGTATGAGAGCAGCGAGGAGGAGAGAGAGCCTCCTGCGGTCCCACCCACCTGGAGAGCATCACAGCCCTCATTGACGGTGCGGGCTCAGTTGGCCCCTCGGCCCCCGATGGCCCCGAGGTCCCAGATACCCTCAAGGCATGTACTGTGCCTGCCCCCCCGCAACGTGACCCTTCTGCAAGAGAGG GCAAATAAGTTGGTGAAATACCTGATGATTAAGGACTACAAGAAGATCCCCATCAAGCGCGCAG ACATGCTGAAGGATGTCATCAGAGAATATGACGAACATTTCCCTGAGATCATTGAACGAGCAACGTACACCCTGGAAAAG AAGTTTGGAATCCACCTGAAAGAGATCGACAAGGAAGAACACCTGTATATTCTTGTCTGCACACGGGACTCCTCAGCTCGCCTCCTTGGAAA AACCAAGGACACTCCCAGGCTGAGTCTCCTCTTGGTGATTCTGGGCGTCATCTTCATGAATGGCAACCGTGCCAGCGAGG CTGTCCTCTGGGAGGCACTACGCAAGATGGGACTGCGCCCTGG GGTGAGGCACCCATTCCTCGGCGATCTGAGGAAGCTCATCACAGATGACTTTGTGAAGCAGAA GAACCCGGAGCTCAGAGAGGGGACGCCTCTGAGCATGGCTCCCAGCTG GTACCTGGAATACAAGAAGATCCCCAACAGCAACCCCCCTGAGTATGAATTCCTCTGGGGCCTGCGAGCCCGCCATGAGACCAGCAAGATGAGGGTCCTGAGATTCATCGCCCAG AATCAGAACCGAGACCCCCGGGAATGGAAGGCTCATTTCTTGGAGGCTGTGGATGATGCTTTCAAGACAATGGATGTGGATATGGCCGAGGAACATGCCAGGGCCCAGATGAGGGCCCAGATGAATATCGGGGATGAAGCCCTGATTGGACGGTGGAGCTGGGATGACATACAAGTCGAGCTCCTGACCTGGGATGAGGACGGAGATTTTGGCGACGCCTGGGCCAGGATCCCCTTTGCTTTCTGGGCCAGATACCATCAGTACATTCTGAATAGCAACCGTGCCAACAGGAGGGCCACGTGGAGAGCTGGTGTCAGCAGTGGCACCAATGGAGGGGCCAGCACCAGCGTCCTAGATGGCCCCAGCACCAGCTCCACCATCCGGACCAGAAATGCCGCCAGAGCTGGCGCCAGCTTCTTCTCCTGGATCCA GCACCGTTGA